The segment TGATTTAACTGGGAGCAGCAGTAAACGCCGTTTGAGTTACTGTCACAATGACTGGGTACCTAATAAAAACCGACACCGGTTGATTACTATTCCCGGATGGTAACCGGCTCATTAATGGGGATGTTAAACGCCACGTGTCCGTAAATCGTTGGGCTTGTTTGTCGACACAAACGTGACAGCACGATCACACGGAGTGGATGCTAACGTCGGGTAGGATTAGAACAAGCAACTCCCGCGGGGCTTGGATAAAACGCGTTTTATTGGTAAGAAAAGATCTTCACCGACCCTATGTAGGACACGTGTGACGGGAACATAATGCGAAATTATTGGCCCACTTAAAAGCCCGTTAAATATTGTAAGCCACCAATGGGCCGAAAATAAATAACAGTGGGTGTCAATTGAACATTCAAAATGTATATGGGGTCTTTATGCAAAATTGATTAAAGTTGATTATTTACACTTTTCTCTGTTTTGGAGTTGGACGCAGATCTGAGAGATctagaggaagaagacgagACGAAGAAGCAGAGCAGCAAATGGCATCCATGGCGGCAGGACCAGATCACCTCTTCAACCTGAGAAACAGTTTTTACCTAGGTGCATATCAAGCGGCGATCAACAACAGCGAGATCCCTAATCTTTCGCAAGAAGATATCGTCGAGCGTGATTGCCTTGTCCATCGCTCTTACATCGCTCTTGGTAGCTACCAGGTTCGCCTTTGCGACGCCCTTGTTTTCTGATTCGATTTCGATTTGTAACGATCCTGAGTTGTGATTCAAATTTGTTTCGTAGCTGGTCATCAATGAGATCGACGAAGCGTCGGCTACTCCTCTTCAGGCAGTGAAGCTCCTTGCTATGTACCTTTCGAGCCCTGAAAACAAGGTAATGCTTGAGAATTTGAGATTATCACTTACGCAATCGCATCGATTCAATTCATGTTAGCTTAGCGGAATTGAAGATATCTTCGTGTTCTGCTTGTGAAAATTCATCAGTTGATTATGTGATTTTGGTTAGGAATCAACCATTGCTAGCTTGAGGGAATGGCTGGCAGATCCAACTGCTGGGAGCAATGCTACCGTTAGGTTGATTGCTGGTACTATCTTCATGCATGAGGAAGACTATAGTGAGGCTCTCAAGCACACTCATTCTGGAGGAACCATGGACCTGTGAGCTTTTTGTTTGATACAGTGTTTCTTGTCACTATCTCTAAGCTCATTCGATTTAACTTGATGATTGATTTTGGTATTCTGCACTTTCTTAGGCACGCTTTGAATGTCCAGATATTCATAAAGATGCACAGGTCAGATTATGCAGAGAAACAGCTGAGAGTGATGCAACAGTTTGATGAAGACCACACACTCACTCAACTCGCAAGCGCATGGTTGAACCTGGCAGTAGTATgacatgaatatatatatatattcatttctttttcttctgcTCCATATAGTGTAGAGAAAGATTGTTAATGTTTttctaatattaaatttttgtatGAATAATCTCAGGGGGGTTCCAAGATACAGGAAGCTTATCTAATCTTCCAGGATTTCTCTGAGAAGTACCCAATGACAAGCTTGATCTTGAACAGCAAGGCGGTTTGTTGCATGCATATGGGTAACTTTGAAGAAGCTGAGACTCTTCTGCTTGATGCACTCAACAAGGTGAGTGATGATGAACCTACTCTTTCATACTCTGTATCATGTCACCAGTTATGATGCACCCGATTTCTCAACCAAGCTCAAACACATCAAATCAAAAGTTTAAACTATCTTtgtttgaatatataattattatatatttgtttgacCATTGTAGGATGCGAAAGACCCAGAAACTCTTGCAAACTTAGTTGTGTGCAGTATTCATGTGGGGAAACCATCTCCACGCTACCTAAGGTAATAATAATATTGAAATGATCAGTTCATACTGCAATTTGTGTATAACAGTGCATCAATATGCTGACTTATTCCGCCATTTTCAACCAAAATTCTGCAGCCAGCTGAAACTGTCACATCCAGAACATGTACTTGTGAAGCGAGCAGCTTCAGCTGAAGATAACTTCGAGAGAGCGCTTCAATCTTTCGCCTGAAAGACCTCAAAATCCATGGTTCAGCTAAAACTCACCTCGAATCGATTTGCTATATTATCTACCAGAAAGAGCATCTTATTCTTACAACCCTGCCTTGAAACTAGTATATGAACTGTTTTTCCTCATTGGACATGTTGCATTTTCTTTGATTTCTTCACTGAAGCTTTTGTTGTCATTGTGTTTCAAATccaacagtagatcttattccatAAAATCCAAAACCAAACATAACTGATGAGACCTGTGTTTAAAAAGGCGAGCGCAAAAGTGCAGACCCAAACACCTTGGTCCTTTTTAAGGCGAGGCTATTTCTTAGAGGCGCTCGCCTTAGTGCGTTTTGGCCTTATAAAACAGTTTCAGAGGATTCCAATAGGATCGAGACTTGTCAATGAGGTTTTAGGTGTATCGGATGCGTTGTTGTTGCTATTGAATCATAGCTTTCAACTTGAAAGAATCAAACCTAGATACAATTTATAAGTTCTTCCTGTGAATACGTTTGATCCACATGGCGAGCGTGCGCCAATGTCGCAAGGCTCTAAAAATGtctagaaaataaaatgaaaagctaatatattatgaagactaataaataaataaacattatgAGAAAGGTAgtacataaaatataatgaatggCTGCTTCCTACCAGAACCTAAAGCCATTACAAAATGAATATCAGCGTGACACTAATCaatcaaaatctgttttttattttatatttttaacatatagACCATCACACTCCTAACGCCTCTCAGTGTACCATCAAAATCTCCATTCGTCAGCAAAGGAATGAAGAAAGTCAGTAAACCGAGACAGATGAGGAGGTTGAGCCATAGCCATTACGGTGCAGCTTCTGCCATCTCCAAGCAGTCTCAAGACTCTCCTTGAGATTAGTGTGCTTAGCCGTCCAGTTAAGTTCTTTCCTGATCTTGCTAGGGTCACTATAAACCTCAGCGTAATCACCTGGGCGTCTAGGCAAGTAATCGATCTTGATCTCGACACCAGTGGCTTTCTTGCACGCCTCAACAAACTCTTTCACCGAGCTACCTACTCAACACCAgacatttaaaaattaaacgcTCGTCTCTAGATCTATATGCGATTCTTTAACAGTAATGTAAAAGCCAAAGTCAATATACCTTTCCCGGTACCAACATTGTAGATTCCGACTTTGCGAGGTTTTGCTTTTTGGAGAGCTTTAACATGAGCATCAACCAAGTCAGTGACATCAATGTAGTCCCGTACGCAAGTTCCATCGGAGGTTTTGTAGTCTGTTCCTTTGATCTAGCCATataccaaaagaaaaaagaaaatctaTGAATAAAGAAGAGTGAAAGAATGGTTGTAGCCACGTGAATGTGACAATTAGAATAAAATAAACTTTGCTTTAATAATAAAGGAAGCTCAACGAGTTAAGTTGTCTCAATTATGTATTTTGCTCTGCTGTAAACTACTCTATTAGCTGCAAACATTCTTGAGCATGTTCTACAGCATGTGGTAGATCCGAAATACACCCAAAAAAAGGCGAACTTTAGAATCAGACAGAACATAAACTAATGATGACTGTCCAAAGAACAAAATGTCAAGACCCTGACACCATCTTCCAAACATGGAAATCGGAATTTAACTTCAGACATGAAATGAAGAAAGTGATTACCTGGAGACCAGGCATGATGCCACGTGCAGCATCAAAGCAAGCACCGGAGATTCTTCCATGCTCTCGCAGCTCAGGCCTTGGTGCTTCACCCAATCTACCCTCTGGATCAGACCCAATCACATTGAAatatctggaaaaaaaaaaagacaagtgAGAAAGAAGCTTGTCAGCTTCAAGGAAAACATGCACAAGGCCACTAGATAGAAGTTAGG is part of the Brassica rapa cultivar Chiifu-401-42 chromosome A09, CAAS_Brap_v3.01, whole genome shotgun sequence genome and harbors:
- the LOC103840372 gene encoding coatomer subunit epsilon-1, which codes for MASMAAGPDHLFNLRNSFYLGAYQAAINNSEIPNLSQEDIVERDCLVHRSYIALGSYQLVINEIDEASATPLQAVKLLAMYLSSPENKESTIASLREWLADPTAGSNATVRLIAGTIFMHEEDYSEALKHTHSGGTMDLHALNVQIFIKMHRSDYAEKQLRVMQQFDEDHTLTQLASAWLNLAVGGSKIQEAYLIFQDFSEKYPMTSLILNSKAVCCMHMGNFEEAETLLLDALNKDAKDPETLANLVVCSIHVGKPSPRYLSQLKLSHPEHVLVKRAASAEDNFERALQSFA